The segment GGTCTCCTCCATCAGCATGAAGGATACCCGCAGCCGCTGGGGTTCCTGCTCCTCAGGGGGGAACCTGAGCTTTTCCTGGCGCATCGTCATGGCGCCGCCGCTGGTGATCGACTATCTCGCCGCCCACGAGGTCGCGCACTTACGCGAAATGAACCACGGCCCGCGCTTCTGGGCACTCTGCCGTAAGCTCTGCCCCGACATGGACGAGGCCAAGGCCTGGCTGAAGCGCCACGGCAGCCAGCTTCATGCGATCGATTTCGATTGAGCCCAGTTTGGCGCTTACAAGGCTCGCAAAATTCCCCCGATCGTCGCCTTTAGGCTCGACTCTTTTGAAATTTCATGTCACTCCGCTGCCATGAACCCGGATATCAAAATTTGTGGCCTGAAGACGCCGGAAGCCGTAGATCGCGCTCTTGAGCGCGGCGCCACCCATATCGGCTTCATCTTCTTTGAAAAGAGCCCGCGCTATGTCGAACCGGACGTTGCCGGCCGGTTGGCGGAACGCGCGCGCGGCAAGGCAAAGATCGTCGCCGTGACGGTCAATCCCAGCAATGACGATTTGGATGAGATCGTCTCGCTGGTGCGCCCGGATCTGCTGCAGCTTCATGGCAATGAAAGCCCGGAACGTGTGCTGACCATCAAAGCGGTCTATAATGTGTCCGTCATGAAGGCCATGGCGGTGCGCACCGCCGACGATCTGAAGCGGGTGGAATCCTATATCGGCATTGCCGATCGTTTCCTGTTCGATGCCAAGCCGCCCGCCGGTTCCGAACTGCCGGGCGGAAACGGCGTGTCCTTCGATTGGAGCCTGATGAGCTGGCTCGACGATCGGGTGGATTACATGCTGTCGGGCGGCGTCAACAAGGACAACGTCGCGGAGGCGCTTGCCTCCACCAAGGCCACAGGCATCGATCTTTCCTCCGCCCTCGAAAGTGCGCCGGGCGTGAAGGATCTGAACAAGATCGACCAGTTTTTCGACGCTTTTGCAGAAGCATGTCTGCCGGAACCGGCAGCAGGGAGTAGAGAGTGAACCAGACGCCAAAACTGAATTCCTTCCGCGCCGGTCCCGATGAGGACGGCCGTTTCGGCATTTACGGCGGCCGTTTCGTGGCCGAAACGTTGATGCCGCTGATCCTGGACCTGCAGGAGGAATGGAACAAGGCGAAGAATGATCCGACCTTCCAGGCGGAGTTGAAATCGCTTGGCACTCATTACATCGGTCGCCCGAGCCCGCTCTATTTCGCCGAGCGCCTGACGGCTGAGCTTGGCGGTGCCAAGATCTATTTCAAGCGCGAAGAGCTGAACCATACCGGTTCGCACAAGATCAACAATTGCATCGGCCAGATCCTGCTTGCCAAGCGCATGGGCAAGACCCGCATCATCGCCGAAACCGGCGCCGGCCAGCATGGCGTTGCCTCCGCGACGGTCGCCGCTCGCTTCGGTTTCCCTTGCGTGGTCTACATGGGCGCGACCGACGTCGAGCGCCAGGCGCCGAACGTTTTCCGCATGAAGCTGCTCGGTGCCGAGGTGGTTCCGGTCACCGCCGGCAGCGGCACGCTGAAGGATGCTATGAACGAGGCCCTTCGTGACTGGGTCACCAATGTCGACGACACCTATTACCTGATCGGCACGGCCGCCGGCCCGCATCCCTATCCGGAAATGGTCCGCGACTTCCAGTCGGTGATCGGTACGGAAGCCAAGCAACAGATGCTTGAGGCCGAAGGCCGCCTGCCGGATCTCGTCGTCGCTGCCGTTGGCGGCGGTTCCAACGCCATCGGCATCTTCCACCCCTTCCTCGATGATGAGGACGTCAAGATCGTCGGCGTCGAAGCCGGCGGTAAGGGTCTGCAGGGCGATGAGCATTGCGCCTCCATCACCGCCGGTTCGCCCGGCGTGCTGCATGGCAACCGCACTTATCTGCTGCAGGATGGCGACGGCCAGATCAAGGAAGGCCATTCGATTTCGGCCGGCCTCGACTATCCCGGCATCGGCCCGGAACATTCCTGGCTGAACGATATCGGCCGCGTCGAATATGTGCCGATCATGGACCATGAGGCGCTGGAAGCCTTCCAGACACTGACGCGCCTCGAAGGCATCATCCCGGCGCTGGAGCCGAGCCATGCGCTTGCCGAAGTCATCAAGCGCGCGCCGAAGATGGGCAAGGACGAGATCATCCTGATGAATCTGTCCGGCCGCGGCGACAAGGACATCTTCACCGTCGGCAAGATTCTGGGAATGTGAGTTAGACACCATGACCGCACGTATGGACAAACGCTTTGCCGCCCTGAAGGCTGAAGGCCGCCCGGCACTCGTCACCTATTTCATGGGTGGCGATCCCGATTACGAGACCTCGCTCGGCATCATGAAGGCGCTGCCGGAAGCCGGCGCCGACGTCATCGAACTCGGCATGCCCTTCTCCGATCCCATGGCCGATGGCCCGGCGATCCAGCTTGCCGGCCAGCGCGCTCTGAAGGCCGGTCAGACGCTGAAGAAGACGCTGCAGCTCGCCGCCGATTTCCGTGAAGTCGACGCCGATACGCCGATCGTGATGATGGGCTACTACAACCCGATCTATATCTACGGCGTCGACAAGTTCCTCGATGACGCGCTGGCCGCGGGCATCGATGGCCTGATCGTCGTCGATCTGCCACCGGAAATGGATGACGAGCTCTGCATCCCGGCGATCCGCAAGGGCATCAATTTCATTCGTCTCGCAACGCCGACCACCGACGACAAGCGCCTACCGACCGTGTTGAACAACACCTCCGGCTTTGTCTACTACGTCTCGATGAACGGCATCACCGGTTCGGCGCTGCCGGACCCGTCACTGGTCTCCGGCGCCGTCAAGCGCATCAAGCAGCATACGGACCTGCCGGTCTGCGTCGGTTTCGGCGTCAAGACGGCCGAGCACGCCAAGCTGATCGGTGCCTCCGCCGACGGTGTTGTCGTCGGCACGGCCATCGTCAACCAGATCGCCACCAGCCTGACCAAGGACGGCAAGGCGAGTGCCGATACCATCCAGGCGGTCGCGACGCTGGTGCGCGGTCTCTCGACGGGAACGCGTTCGGCGCGCCTTGTTGCTGCCGAATAGTTTCCCCACATAGGCGGAAGCTTCAATCGGAGTCGGTTGAAGAAGCGGCCTATGCGCATCAGAGCAATTCCAGGAAAAGTGCGTAGCGGTTTTCCGTCCGGGATTGCGTAAAAACAACAAACTAGAGCGGTTCAGCGATTCCGTGAAGCGTTGAACCGCTCTAGGTGTCGACCACGATAACGGTACATTCAGTCGATCAGGAGTTTTCGAATTGAACTGGATCACGAATTACGTCCGCCCGCGGATCAATTCCATGCTGGGCCGCCGCGAAGTGCCGGAAAATCTCTGGATCAAGTGCCCGGAGACCGGCGAGATGGTCTTCCACAAGGATCTGGAAGACAACAAGTGGGTCATTCCCGCTTCCGGTTTCCATATGAAGATGCCGGCCAAGGCTCGCCTTGCCGATCTCTTCGACAATGGCGAATATGAAGCGCTGGCGCAGCCGAAGGTCGCACAGGACCCGCTGAAGTTCCGCGATTCCAAGAAATATACCGACCGCCTGAAGGACAGCCGCGTCAAGACTGAGCAGGAAGATACGATCCTCGCCGGTGTCGGCAAGGTTCAGGGTCTGAAGCTCGTTGCCGTCGTGCATGAGTTCAATTTCATGGGCGGCTCGCTCGGCATCGCCGCCGGCGAAGCGATCGTCAAGGCGTTCGAACGCGCCATTGCCGAAAAGTGCCCGCTGGTGATGTTCCCGGCCTCGGGCGGTGCGCGCATGCAGGAAGGCATTCTGTCCCTGATGCAGCTGCCGCGCACCACGGTTGCCGTCGACATGCTGAAGGAAGCCGGCCAGCCCTATATCGTCGTGCTGACCAATCCGACGACCGGCGGCGTCACGGCGTCCTACGCCATGCTCGGCGATGTCCATCTTGCGGAACCGGGCGCGGAAATCTGCTTTGCCGGCAAGCGCGTCATCGAACAGACGATCCGCGAAAAGCTGCCGGAAGGTTTCCAGACCTCGGAATATCTGCTCGAACACGGCATGGTCGACATGGTCGTCAAGCGCCACGATATCCCCGATACCCTGGCGACGCTTCTGAAGATACTGACCAAGAAGCCGGCAAATGACGTGGCTGCGAAGGACCTGAACGGCGCGGCGCTGCCGATGGCGGCGAGAGCCTGACCTAGAACAGTTCAGCGCCTCACGGAATCGCTGAACTGTTCTATCTCTTTGTTTTCACGCAATTCCGGACGGAAAACCGCTTCGCACTTTTCCTGGAATTGCTCTAAAACGAAATGGCCGAAAGGCGGAGGTGCGGGATGACGGCTATGGATCAATCCGCAATGAGCGAAGCGGCACGGGAAATCGACAAGCTGATGGGGCTGCATCCCAAAGGCTTCGATCTGTCGCTGGACAGAATCACCAGGCTGCTCGACATTCTCGGCAATCCGCAGAAAAAATTGCCGCCGGTGATCCATGTCGCCGGCACCAACGGAAAGGGCTCGGTGACGGCCTTCTGCCGCGCGCTTCTTGAGGCCGGCGGCCTCAGCGTGCATGTTCATACCTCGCCGCATCTGGTCAATTGGCATGAGCGTTATCGCCTCGGCGTCAAGGGCGGCCGCGGCAAGCTGGTCGACGATGCGGTTTTTGCCGATATGCTTCGGCGGATTGCCGACGCCAATGACGGCGAGAAGATCACGGTATTCGAAATCCTCACCGCGGCGACTTTCATGCTGTTTGCCGAGCATCCGGCCGATGTCGCAATCATCGAAGTCGGCCTCGGTGGCCGTTTCGACGCCACCAACGTCATTTCCGATCCGGCCGCTTCGGTGATCATGCCGATTTCGCTCGATCACCAGCCCTATCTTGGCGACCGCGTCGAACTGATCGCGGCCGAGAAGGCGGGGATCATGAAACCCGGCCGTCCGGTTGTCATTGGCCATCAGGATTACGATGCCGCCTTGGACGTGCTGATATCGACTGCCGAGCGGCTGCGCTGCCCGACTGCGATTTTCGGCCAGGATTTTTCCGCCCACGAGGAATATGGCCGGCTGGTCTATCAGGACGAGTTCGGGCTCGCCGACCTGCCGCTGCCGCGTCTGCCGGGCCGGCATCAATATGCCAATGCCGCCGCCGCCATCCGCGCCGTCAAGGCCGCTGGCTTCGTCGTCACGGAGGCGATGATGGAAAAGGCGATGACGTCGGTCGAATGGGCCGGTCGGCTGCAGCGGTTGACGGAGGGCGATTTGCTGCAGCACGCGCCGGAAGGCGCGGAAATCTGGGTCGACGGCGGCCACAATCCCGGTGCCGGCGAGGTCATTGCCGAGGCCATGGCCAATTTCGAAGAGCGTCAGCCGCGGCCGCTGTTCCTGATCACCGGCATGATCAATACCAAGGATCCCGTCGGCTATTTCAAGGCGTTCGCCGGCCTCGCGGAGAAGGTCTATTGCGTCCCGATCCGAGGCAGCGATTCTATGATTGACCCAGTGGTTCTGGCGGGTGCGGCCTATGACGCCGGCTTGGTGGCCGAGCCGATGTCGAGCGTCGGCCAGGCGCTGGATGCGATCAGGGAACTGGCGGTGCCCGATTTGCCGGCGCCGCGCATTCTGATCGGCGGCTCGCTTTATCTCGTCGGCGATGTTCTTGCCGATAACGGCACACCGCCGACGTGATTCCGGTGGGGTGGTCAACCACCCGCCCTCGTGCTTGAGACGGCCCTGCGGGCCTCCTCAGCATGAGGGCTGACCTTTGCGTCCGGCCGCGCTATGGGCTCATCATTCATCTCTGCGTCGCCGTGGCGACGAACCTGCTCCATCCTCGCCCTGAGGTGCGAAGCCTCGAAGAGCGAGGATGGCCCGTGTTCTCCGACCAACAAAAAAGCCCGCACGAAGCGGGCTTTTTCATTCTCTTTGTCGATACCTATTAAGCGGCGCTGGAAATCCAGCTCTGCAGCGCGGTCTTGGGGGCGGCGCCAACCTTGATGTCGGCAACTTCGCCGGCCTTGAACATGGCAAGCGTCGGGATCGAGCGAACGCCGAACTGGGCAGCCAGTTCCGGATTTTCGTCGATATTGAGCTTGGCGACCTTCACCTTGCCTTCGAACTGTACGGCGAGCTCTTCGAGAGCCGGCGCGATCATCTTGCACGGACCGCACCATTCGGCCCAGAAATCAACGACGACAGGCTCTGCGGACTGCAGGACTTCGGCAGCAAAGTTGGAGGTATCGACTTTCACGGTAGCCATAGGCTGCTCCTTACCAGGATTTGCGGTTGCTAGATAATGTGATGGTGCGGTGCCCGAATTTCAATATTTGGTATTTCACTTTGTTTTGAGCTCCGCAAGCGCCAATGCGAGCGCTTCTTGGGAGAGCGTGTGGATCGAGGCATTCTCGGTATAGACGAGCACGCAATCGATACGTTTGCCGGGGTAAAGAGGCGAAAGGATCTCGCGATAGATGGCAAGCTGCGCCCGGTGGGCGAAGGGAATCTCCCCGGCGGTACGCGGCGGTACGCGATTCGTCTTGTAGTCGAGGATGACCACGCGGTCGTCGAGCGCGGTCAGCCGGTCGATGCGGCCGGAGACGGCATAATTCTGATCGCCGAGCGTCAGCGTGCCCATGATCGAGACTTCGGCCTGGGCATGGGCGCTGAAAACCCCCTGCAAGTCCGGGTGCGACAGCAGCGCCATCACCGAGCCGATCAGCGTTTCGCGCTCGGCCTGCGGCCAGAAGCGTGCTGCTCGTTCCGCATAACGCCGCGCGGCATCGGTGCGATCCGCCGGTGCGATTTCCGGCAAGGTCTGCAGCATGCGGTGAATGAAGCGGCCCTTTTCCAAGGAGCGATCCGATTTGGCTTTCTCGGTGAACAAAGGCGAGGCGACGAGCAGATTGTCGGCCTCGTCGTCGATGATGGTGCCGGCACCGGAAGGGCTGAGCGGCCGGGGCAGGTTTCGTTGCGCCGGCAACGGCCGACTCAATCCGACCGGCAGCGCTCCTCGGTCCACGGCAGTTTCCACCTGTTCCATATGCTCGAAACTGCGCTCGACCTGGGTGACACGCCAGCTCAATCCGTGCCATTCGCCGTCCGGTCCGGAGAAAGTGACCGGGGTGCAGCGCTCGCTATCCTGGCGCAGCGTTCTGGAAATCATAGCATGCCATGTATCGGCGTTTTCGCGGATGCCGCGATAGCCGCAGACGATCAGCCGGTCGGCGGCGCGTGTCATGCCGACATAGAGCAGGCGGCGATATTCCTCCTCCGCCAAGGATTGCAGCCTCGTCGCATCGGCTTGTGTCAGCGAATTGGCAAGGGCGCTAACCGGCACCCAGACGGGCAGCGGGATTTCGCCCTTGCCGGTCTCGATCAGCCGCAGCTTGGGCAGGTGCGTATGGGTAAAGGCTTTGCTGCCGCCATCGACGAGGAAAACGATCGGCGCTTCCAGGCCCTTGGAGGCGTGCACCGTCATGATCCGTACCTCGTTGCGGCCCTTGTCCTGCTCGCGCTTCACGGTCGGCGCCTCCAGCTCCAGCGTCGAGATGAAGGATTGCAGGCCCGGCAGGCCGGAGGTTTCGTGGTCCAGCGTGAAGGTCAGGAACTCATCGAGAATATCGCTGACTTCGGTGCCGAGCCGCGCCAGGAACTGCCGCCGGCCGCCGAAGCTGCCGAGAACGCGCGCGTAGAAGTCATGCACGGACAGGCTTTTGGAGAGCGCCAGGAAGGTTTTCAGCCGGTCGACCGCATGGCGGAAGCGCTCATTGCCGTCATCAGCGAATCGCTGCAGATGGCTCCAGACGCTTTCATCATCGCCGCGATAAGCCGCGACCGCGAAAACATCGTCTTCGCTAAGATCGAACAGAGGACTTTTCAACAAAGATGCCAGCGAAAGATCATCTTCCGGCAGCAGCAGGAAACGGCCGAGCGCCAAAAGGTCCTGGATGGCGATGTGGCTGGTCAGCACCAGGCGGTCGGCGCCGGCGACGGGGATATTGTTGCGCCGCTTCAATGCCCGGGTCAGCGCGTTGACGAAGCTGTCGCGCTTGCGCACCAGCACCAGGATATCGCCCGCCTCGATGAAGCGTGCCTTTCCCTTCTCGATGATCGTCTCGCGGCCAATAATGTTGCCGATCGTCTGTGCCATGCGCCGCGCCAGGATCGCCGCCGGCGCACTTTCCGGCGTCGAATCGAAGGGCGCGGTCCAGTCCTCTTCCTTCGCCAGCGGCTCCGGCGCAATCATGTCCCAGAGATCGACGGCGCCGGGATGGCCGATGCGGCTGGAGCGGTGCACGACCGGCTCGGCGGCGGCGCTGAGGCCACGAGCGTTTTCGGGCGCCGTGAAGACATGATCGACTGCGGCCAGCACATCGGCGGTCGAACGGAAGGAGAGCGGTAGGCGGATCGATGAAAACTGCTGGCCGCTATTATCCACGCGCCGCCGCGTGCGGTCACTCTCCTCGGAGAAGCGCTCGGGCCGCGCACCCTGGAAGGAATAGATCGACTGCTTTTCGTCGCCGACCGCGAAGATGGTCCTGAGGGTCGGGCGCGCGCTTTCGCCGGAGAAGAAGTCCTCCGCCAGCGATTGGATGACGCTCCATTGGATAGGGCTGGTGTCCTGCGCCTCGTCGACAAGGATATGGTCTATGCCCTGGTCCAGCTTGTAGTGGATCCAGGGGCCGACATCCTTCTTGGTCAGGAGATCTGCGGTGCGGGTGATCAGGTCTTCGAAATCGAGTTGGCTGCGCCGCTTCTTCAATTCTTCGTAGTCGCTGTTCAGCCGGTCGGCGAGTGTGAGCGCCGCCCGTGTGGCGCGATACATCCGCATCAGCTTCAGCCGGTCGCGACAGGCGACGACATGCGTGCGGGCGGCGGCAACGGCGTCGGCCAGAGCGGGAGCATCGGCCAGCATCGCCTTGACGAAAAACTGGCTGTCCGACTTCGGCTCGCCCTTGGTAGTCAGCATCACCTTTTCGAGGATCTCTGTGCGGGCGATCGGGTTCGCTTCGCGTTTGGCAAGGCGCAGCCCGTAGGCGATATCCTGCGCCTTCGCCCCGCCCTTCAGATCGGCAAGGGTCAGATAAAGCTCCAGCGTCGAGCCGGAAAGACCGGGCAGAGGCCAATATCGCTCCGCAATCCCGGCTTCCGTGTCATCGGGAGAAAGACCGAGGCGGGCAAGCAGTGCAGTCTCGACGCCGCCCGTTCGTTCCGCTTCCGCCGTGAAGCGGCGGATGGCGTTGCGGTTGGCGACGATCTCGCCAAGCAATGTCTCCAAGCCTGATTCATCGCCGAGATCGAGCACATAGGCAAAGGCCTCGGCGAGTTCGGCATTCGGATGTTGCGGCGTTGCCGTTAGTAGCGACCGGCGGGCATCATCCAGCAGGGTCGCGGCGGCGCGGTCATCCAGCACCGAGAAATGGCCGGCAACATTGGCTTCCAGCGGGAATTGATGCAGCAGCGCTTCGCAGAAGGCGTGGATCGTCTGGATCTTCAGCCCCCCCGGCGTCTCCAGCGCCTTGGCAAAGAGGCGGCGTGCCTCGGCAAGCTTCAAGACACCCGGCTCCGCGCCTTCGATCTCGGCGATCCGCGCCTTCAACTCCTCGTCCGGCAGGGTTGCCCAGGCGGCCAGCCGATCGAAGACGCGGTTCGACATTTCGGAAGCGGCGGCCTTGGTGTAGGTGAGGCAAAGAATGGCTGACGGCCGTGCACCGGCAAGCAGCAGGCGGATGACGCGCTGCGTCAACACATGCGTCTTGCCGGAACCGGCATTGGCCGAGACCCAGGCGGATCGTTCCGGATCGGAGGCAATGGATTGCTGTACCGTCGTCCAGCCGATCCAGACGCCGGGATCGTCGCTTTCGGGCAGGTCAGCCAGCTCGCCGTTGGAGAGCTCACTCATCACCGCTTCCCTCCTGCTCGGTTTCCGCCGTCGACCATTCGGAGACGCGGGCTAGGTGGTCATAGTCGCCGCCATATTCGAATTGCTGGGCAGGGATCAGCCGTGACGAGAAGCCCTTTTCGCCGGATTGGAGCAGCGCGACGAATTTAACGAGCTGGTCCATCGACTCCTGGGCCAGATCCATAGCCGACTTTGTTTCCGTCTTGCCGCTGCCGCCGGACAGTTCGTTGTTGACCTGGTCGACCTTGAAGCGATCGCCGGGCCTCAGCCGGACATAGAGCAGGTTTTCCGGAACGAGCGGGCCGACATTACGGAAAGCGCCGGCCTTGAGGGCATGGGCTTCCAGTGCCAATTGCGGATCGAGCAGCGCGCGGGCCTGCGCCGGGGACGGATTATAGCCGGTCTTGTAGTCGATGATATCGGCGGCTCTGCTGCCTTTGAGATCGATGCGGTCGGCAACGCCGGTCAACCAGATTCCGATCGGCTCGATCTGGACGCCGGCCGGCACTTCCGTTGCCGTCGTGCGGATCTCCGGCCGCCGTTCCGCTTCCCAGGCGAGGAAAGCCCGCGCCACTTCGCGGAAACGTGGCCGCCAGACGCTGTCGATATGGGCGGGCAGTTGTTCGGCGTCGAAAAGCTCGGCGATAATGCCATCCATAGCCAGCGATGCATCGGGCGTGCCGGCGATATGACCCTCGCGGATGAAGCGATCGATGATCTTGTGATAGAGCGTGCCGCGCTCGGCCGGACCCGGGTCGCGATTGAACGGGGCGATCGGATCGAGCC is part of the Rhizobium sp. CB3090 genome and harbors:
- the trxA gene encoding thioredoxin, with amino-acid sequence MATVKVDTSNFAAEVLQSAEPVVVDFWAEWCGPCKMIAPALEELAVQFEGKVKVAKLNIDENPELAAQFGVRSIPTLAMFKAGEVADIKVGAAPKTALQSWISSAA
- a CDS encoding phosphoribosylanthranilate isomerase, with translation MNPDIKICGLKTPEAVDRALERGATHIGFIFFEKSPRYVEPDVAGRLAERARGKAKIVAVTVNPSNDDLDEIVSLVRPDLLQLHGNESPERVLTIKAVYNVSVMKAMAVRTADDLKRVESYIGIADRFLFDAKPPAGSELPGGNGVSFDWSLMSWLDDRVDYMLSGGVNKDNVAEALASTKATGIDLSSALESAPGVKDLNKIDQFFDAFAEACLPEPAAGSRE
- the trpA gene encoding tryptophan synthase subunit alpha, which translates into the protein MTARMDKRFAALKAEGRPALVTYFMGGDPDYETSLGIMKALPEAGADVIELGMPFSDPMADGPAIQLAGQRALKAGQTLKKTLQLAADFREVDADTPIVMMGYYNPIYIYGVDKFLDDALAAGIDGLIVVDLPPEMDDELCIPAIRKGINFIRLATPTTDDKRLPTVLNNTSGFVYYVSMNGITGSALPDPSLVSGAVKRIKQHTDLPVCVGFGVKTAEHAKLIGASADGVVVGTAIVNQIATSLTKDGKASADTIQAVATLVRGLSTGTRSARLVAAE
- the addA gene encoding double-strand break repair helicase AddA, translated to MSELSNGELADLPESDDPGVWIGWTTVQQSIASDPERSAWVSANAGSGKTHVLTQRVIRLLLAGARPSAILCLTYTKAAASEMSNRVFDRLAAWATLPDEELKARIAEIEGAEPGVLKLAEARRLFAKALETPGGLKIQTIHAFCEALLHQFPLEANVAGHFSVLDDRAAATLLDDARRSLLTATPQHPNAELAEAFAYVLDLGDESGLETLLGEIVANRNAIRRFTAEAERTGGVETALLARLGLSPDDTEAGIAERYWPLPGLSGSTLELYLTLADLKGGAKAQDIAYGLRLAKREANPIARTEILEKVMLTTKGEPKSDSQFFVKAMLADAPALADAVAAARTHVVACRDRLKLMRMYRATRAALTLADRLNSDYEELKKRRSQLDFEDLITRTADLLTKKDVGPWIHYKLDQGIDHILVDEAQDTSPIQWSVIQSLAEDFFSGESARPTLRTIFAVGDEKQSIYSFQGARPERFSEESDRTRRRVDNSGQQFSSIRLPLSFRSTADVLAAVDHVFTAPENARGLSAAAEPVVHRSSRIGHPGAVDLWDMIAPEPLAKEEDWTAPFDSTPESAPAAILARRMAQTIGNIIGRETIIEKGKARFIEAGDILVLVRKRDSFVNALTRALKRRNNIPVAGADRLVLTSHIAIQDLLALGRFLLLPEDDLSLASLLKSPLFDLSEDDVFAVAAYRGDDESVWSHLQRFADDGNERFRHAVDRLKTFLALSKSLSVHDFYARVLGSFGGRRQFLARLGTEVSDILDEFLTFTLDHETSGLPGLQSFISTLELEAPTVKREQDKGRNEVRIMTVHASKGLEAPIVFLVDGGSKAFTHTHLPKLRLIETGKGEIPLPVWVPVSALANSLTQADATRLQSLAEEEYRRLLYVGMTRAADRLIVCGYRGIRENADTWHAMISRTLRQDSERCTPVTFSGPDGEWHGLSWRVTQVERSFEHMEQVETAVDRGALPVGLSRPLPAQRNLPRPLSPSGAGTIIDDEADNLLVASPLFTEKAKSDRSLEKGRFIHRMLQTLPEIAPADRTDAARRYAERAARFWPQAERETLIGSVMALLSHPDLQGVFSAHAQAEVSIMGTLTLGDQNYAVSGRIDRLTALDDRVVILDYKTNRVPPRTAGEIPFAHRAQLAIYREILSPLYPGKRIDCVLVYTENASIHTLSQEALALALAELKTK
- the accD gene encoding acetyl-CoA carboxylase, carboxyltransferase subunit beta, with the protein product MNWITNYVRPRINSMLGRREVPENLWIKCPETGEMVFHKDLEDNKWVIPASGFHMKMPAKARLADLFDNGEYEALAQPKVAQDPLKFRDSKKYTDRLKDSRVKTEQEDTILAGVGKVQGLKLVAVVHEFNFMGGSLGIAAGEAIVKAFERAIAEKCPLVMFPASGGARMQEGILSLMQLPRTTVAVDMLKEAGQPYIVVLTNPTTGGVTASYAMLGDVHLAEPGAEICFAGKRVIEQTIREKLPEGFQTSEYLLEHGMVDMVVKRHDIPDTLATLLKILTKKPANDVAAKDLNGAALPMAARA
- the trpB gene encoding tryptophan synthase subunit beta; protein product: MNQTPKLNSFRAGPDEDGRFGIYGGRFVAETLMPLILDLQEEWNKAKNDPTFQAELKSLGTHYIGRPSPLYFAERLTAELGGAKIYFKREELNHTGSHKINNCIGQILLAKRMGKTRIIAETGAGQHGVASATVAARFGFPCVVYMGATDVERQAPNVFRMKLLGAEVVPVTAGSGTLKDAMNEALRDWVTNVDDTYYLIGTAAGPHPYPEMVRDFQSVIGTEAKQQMLEAEGRLPDLVVAAVGGGSNAIGIFHPFLDDEDVKIVGVEAGGKGLQGDEHCASITAGSPGVLHGNRTYLLQDGDGQIKEGHSISAGLDYPGIGPEHSWLNDIGRVEYVPIMDHEALEAFQTLTRLEGIIPALEPSHALAEVIKRAPKMGKDEIILMNLSGRGDKDIFTVGKILGM
- a CDS encoding folylpolyglutamate synthase/dihydrofolate synthase family protein; the encoded protein is MSEAAREIDKLMGLHPKGFDLSLDRITRLLDILGNPQKKLPPVIHVAGTNGKGSVTAFCRALLEAGGLSVHVHTSPHLVNWHERYRLGVKGGRGKLVDDAVFADMLRRIADANDGEKITVFEILTAATFMLFAEHPADVAIIEVGLGGRFDATNVISDPAASVIMPISLDHQPYLGDRVELIAAEKAGIMKPGRPVVIGHQDYDAALDVLISTAERLRCPTAIFGQDFSAHEEYGRLVYQDEFGLADLPLPRLPGRHQYANAAAAIRAVKAAGFVVTEAMMEKAMTSVEWAGRLQRLTEGDLLQHAPEGAEIWVDGGHNPGAGEVIAEAMANFEERQPRPLFLITGMINTKDPVGYFKAFAGLAEKVYCVPIRGSDSMIDPVVLAGAAYDAGLVAEPMSSVGQALDAIRELAVPDLPAPRILIGGSLYLVGDVLADNGTPPT